A genomic segment from Alistipes senegalensis JC50 encodes:
- a CDS encoding DUF5723 family protein, producing MKKPYILIAAALLATGAAAQNPSAYFMEGSTFRPQFNPAFAPLRGYVNIPVLGGVQVNMAGNMALDNFLYPRDGRLVTLLDSSVSAAEALGNLKTDNLLGLDFRMNVIGFGAFTKNHKNFWSFDLNVRVNEDANLPYSLFEFIKLGKEGQIRNFGTSMDAYLEAAFSYSFPLMDDRLYVGVRGKFLAGLARAKMIYDRFDVSLQHDRWAVSTQGTIDVTAAGAEIDMPAEGDIFEIGDIDINPTKPAGYGFAVDLGATYDILPNLQASLAVNDLGFISWSKKNSISGTSTQETEFTGVTVPDDGTEPAPDFDFEMLKFNPTDGKSASKMLRASINAGLEYEVWRHKVGIGLLYTARFWEYKTLHNITGSVNFHPVRWFTLTGSYSVIDNRGGAVGLALNLCPSWINFFITTDMLVSKHTPQWIPVKQSTMNVTLGLGVPIGKRSHRISAYVREQDKR from the coding sequence ATGAAAAAACCATACATCCTCATCGCGGCGGCGCTCCTTGCGACCGGCGCCGCTGCGCAGAATCCTTCGGCCTACTTCATGGAGGGTTCGACCTTCCGGCCGCAGTTCAACCCCGCCTTCGCGCCGCTGCGCGGCTACGTGAACATCCCCGTACTGGGCGGCGTGCAGGTCAACATGGCCGGCAACATGGCCCTCGACAACTTCCTCTATCCGCGCGACGGCAGGCTGGTGACGCTGCTCGACAGCTCCGTATCGGCCGCCGAAGCGCTGGGAAACCTCAAAACCGACAACCTGCTGGGACTCGATTTCCGCATGAACGTCATCGGATTCGGCGCCTTCACCAAGAACCACAAGAATTTCTGGTCGTTCGACCTCAACGTGCGGGTCAACGAGGACGCCAACCTGCCCTACTCGCTCTTCGAGTTCATCAAGCTCGGCAAGGAGGGGCAGATCCGGAACTTCGGAACCTCGATGGACGCCTACCTCGAAGCCGCGTTCAGCTACTCGTTCCCGCTGATGGACGACCGGCTCTATGTCGGCGTGCGGGGCAAGTTCCTCGCCGGACTGGCCCGGGCGAAGATGATCTACGACCGCTTCGACGTATCGCTCCAGCACGACCGCTGGGCTGTCAGCACCCAGGGTACGATCGATGTCACGGCCGCCGGAGCCGAGATCGACATGCCTGCGGAGGGCGACATCTTCGAGATCGGCGACATCGACATCAACCCCACCAAACCCGCCGGCTACGGATTCGCCGTAGACCTGGGCGCCACGTACGACATTCTGCCCAACCTGCAAGCGTCGCTGGCCGTGAACGACCTGGGCTTCATCAGCTGGAGCAAAAAGAACTCCATCTCGGGAACCTCGACGCAGGAGACCGAATTCACGGGCGTAACGGTGCCGGACGACGGTACGGAGCCCGCGCCGGATTTCGACTTCGAGATGCTGAAATTCAACCCGACCGACGGCAAGAGCGCATCGAAAATGCTACGCGCGTCGATCAACGCCGGTCTGGAATACGAGGTGTGGCGCCACAAAGTCGGCATCGGCCTGCTCTACACGGCCCGCTTCTGGGAGTACAAAACCCTGCACAACATCACCGGATCGGTCAATTTCCACCCTGTCCGCTGGTTCACGCTCACGGGCAGCTACTCGGTGATCGACAACCGCGGCGGCGCCGTGGGACTGGCCCTGAACCTCTGTCCGAGCTGGATCAACTTCTTCATCACCACCGACATGCTGGTCAGCAAGCACACGCCGCAGTGGATACCCGTCAAGCAGAGCACGATGAACGTGACCCTCGGACTGGGCGTGCCCATCGGCAAGCGCAGCCACCGCATCTCAGCCTATGTCCGGGAGCAGGACAAACGCTGA
- a CDS encoding NUDIX hydrolase yields MNRTVYFADKAVLFTAETPGGAWYAVSADAGDGLSRDKILNFLESHNSVAVVAADPDVAFAAFAAEFTPVEAAGGVVVNGCGEWLMIHRNGRWDLPKGHLECGERIEECAAREVCEETGVAAEVVRPLCETLHAYYFPKTARWELKRTRWYELFTPACAALKPQTEEGIDAVAWCSPEEAAAHAAACYPTVRTVLACLRGGI; encoded by the coding sequence ATGAACCGTACCGTCTATTTCGCCGACAAGGCCGTGTTATTCACGGCCGAGACCCCCGGAGGGGCGTGGTACGCCGTTTCAGCGGACGCTGGGGACGGCTTATCACGGGACAAGATACTGAATTTTCTCGAATCGCACAATAGCGTGGCCGTCGTGGCGGCCGATCCCGACGTGGCGTTCGCGGCGTTCGCGGCGGAGTTCACGCCCGTCGAGGCGGCGGGCGGCGTCGTGGTGAACGGCTGCGGGGAGTGGCTGATGATTCACCGCAACGGCCGCTGGGACCTGCCCAAAGGGCATCTGGAGTGCGGCGAGCGCATCGAGGAGTGCGCCGCGCGCGAGGTCTGCGAGGAGACCGGCGTGGCGGCCGAGGTCGTGCGTCCGCTGTGCGAGACGCTGCACGCCTATTATTTCCCGAAAACCGCGCGCTGGGAGTTGAAACGCACCCGCTGGTATGAACTTTTCACCCCGGCCTGCGCCGCCCTGAAACCCCAGACCGAAGAGGGGATCGACGCCGTGGCGTGGTGCTCCCCGGAGGAGGCCGCGGCGCATGCCGCCGCATGTTATCCGACCGTCAGGACGGTGCTCGCCTGCCTGAGAGGCGGGATTTAG
- a CDS encoding alpha/beta hydrolase family protein, protein MKMKKLILMMAIAAAGAGGCEKRPEPLKIDNALTAEEIAAGRLTPEVMWKMSRAGGSSLSPDGKRLLYQQTDYNMAENRGVTTIRVEEMDSKAVTCLTDFTSNNLSPQWSADGQHIYFLSDRGGSMQVWRMNASGGDATQITGDGDYEGVPDVEGFGVSPDGKHIWWVQTVRTADRRSSDIYEDMDKSKARIYDDLMARHWDYWDEGEYRHIFVGELGKGLVTGGKDIMPDAQWDAPLAPYFDMAEIAWSNAGDKLAYTCKPLTGTEYAVSTDSDIFVYDLASGETKNICKPLTGKSECQGEASLDLAEMVGYDKYPVWSPDDSKIAFLSQRRPGNESDKARLFLYDCASGEMQDLTEDFDYNAMNIVWEGNDRLWFITPIEATHQICRIEPSVGEVEVVTRGDHDINAFTMASGRIAAEMCTISMATEFFDVNPADGTLTQVSALNKPVYDNIRMGEVQKRWVKTTDGQQMLAWVILPPDFDASKKYPVLLYCQGGPQSVVSQFWSYRWNFQLMAAQGYVVVAPNRRGLPSFGQEWLDQISGDYSGQNIRDYLSAIDDVAREPWADRERMGCVGASYGGYSVYFLAGCHEKRFKAFIAHCGIFDFDSMYGETEELFFVNNDFGGPYWDAKNATAQRSYANSPHKFVTKWDTPILIFTGEKDFRIPYTQSLEAFTAARMRGIPARLVEFENEAHQVFKPQNSLVWNREFFGWLDKYVK, encoded by the coding sequence ATGAAAATGAAAAAACTTATCCTGATGATGGCTATTGCAGCTGCGGGAGCGGGCGGATGCGAAAAACGCCCGGAGCCCCTGAAGATCGACAATGCGCTGACGGCCGAAGAGATCGCCGCCGGACGCCTCACCCCCGAGGTGATGTGGAAGATGAGCCGCGCGGGCGGTTCGTCGCTCTCGCCCGACGGAAAGCGGCTCCTCTACCAGCAGACCGACTACAACATGGCCGAGAACCGCGGCGTGACGACGATCCGGGTCGAGGAGATGGATTCGAAGGCCGTGACATGCCTGACGGACTTCACGTCGAATAATCTCTCGCCGCAATGGAGCGCCGACGGGCAGCACATCTACTTCCTTTCGGACCGCGGCGGTTCGATGCAGGTGTGGCGGATGAACGCCTCGGGCGGCGACGCGACGCAGATCACGGGCGACGGCGACTACGAGGGCGTTCCCGACGTGGAGGGCTTCGGCGTGAGCCCCGACGGGAAGCACATCTGGTGGGTGCAGACCGTGCGGACGGCCGACCGCCGCTCGTCGGACATCTACGAGGACATGGACAAGTCGAAAGCCCGCATCTACGACGACCTGATGGCCCGCCACTGGGACTACTGGGACGAGGGCGAATACCGCCACATCTTCGTCGGCGAGCTGGGCAAGGGGCTCGTGACGGGCGGCAAGGACATCATGCCCGACGCACAGTGGGACGCCCCGCTGGCCCCCTATTTCGACATGGCCGAAATAGCCTGGAGCAACGCCGGCGACAAGCTGGCCTACACCTGCAAACCGCTCACGGGCACCGAATACGCCGTATCGACCGATTCGGACATTTTCGTCTACGACCTCGCGTCGGGCGAAACGAAGAACATCTGCAAACCGCTTACGGGCAAATCCGAATGTCAGGGTGAAGCCAGCCTCGACCTGGCCGAGATGGTCGGCTACGACAAATATCCCGTCTGGTCGCCCGACGATTCGAAGATCGCCTTCCTCTCGCAGCGCCGTCCGGGCAACGAGTCGGACAAGGCGCGGCTCTTCCTCTACGACTGCGCGTCGGGAGAGATGCAGGACCTGACGGAAGATTTCGACTACAACGCCATGAACATCGTCTGGGAGGGCAACGACCGTCTCTGGTTCATCACCCCGATCGAGGCCACGCACCAGATCTGCCGCATCGAGCCGTCGGTCGGCGAAGTGGAGGTCGTCACCCGCGGCGACCACGACATCAACGCCTTCACGATGGCCTCGGGCCGGATCGCCGCCGAGATGTGCACGATCTCGATGGCCACGGAGTTCTTCGACGTGAACCCGGCGGACGGCACGCTGACGCAGGTGTCGGCCCTTAACAAACCCGTTTACGACAACATCCGGATGGGCGAGGTGCAGAAACGCTGGGTGAAGACCACCGACGGCCAACAGATGCTCGCGTGGGTCATCCTGCCGCCCGACTTCGACGCCTCGAAGAAATACCCCGTGCTGCTCTACTGCCAGGGCGGTCCGCAGAGCGTCGTCTCGCAGTTCTGGAGCTACCGTTGGAACTTCCAGCTGATGGCCGCGCAGGGCTATGTCGTCGTGGCTCCCAACCGCCGCGGCCTGCCCTCGTTCGGACAGGAGTGGCTCGACCAGATCTCGGGCGACTACTCGGGACAGAACATCCGCGACTACCTCTCGGCCATCGACGACGTGGCCCGCGAACCGTGGGCCGACCGCGAACGCATGGGCTGCGTGGGGGCATCGTACGGCGGCTACTCGGTCTACTTCCTCGCCGGATGTCACGAGAAGCGTTTCAAAGCCTTCATCGCCCACTGCGGCATCTTCGATTTCGACTCGATGTACGGCGAGACCGAAGAGCTGTTCTTCGTCAACAACGACTTCGGAGGCCCCTACTGGGACGCGAAGAACGCCACGGCGCAGCGCTCCTACGCCAATTCGCCGCACAAGTTCGTGACGAAATGGGACACCCCGATCCTGATCTTCACCGGCGAGAAGGATTTCCGCATCCCCTACACCCAGTCGCTCGAAGCCTTCACGGCAGCCCGCATGCGGGGCATCCCGGCACGGCTCGTGGAGTTCGAGAACGAGGCGCATCAGGTCTTCAAACCCCAGAACTCGCTGGTCTGGAACCGCGAGTTCTTCGGCTGGCTCGACAAATACGTGAAATGA
- a CDS encoding fimbrillin family protein has product MRRIWTTLLALPLVFASCSETPAADTKPAAGTIEVSIGSGPKIGIRTGAQTRTELDEDGESVRWADNDRIVLWAVNSQAQTTIDRQVFKLWHYNAEYNTAKFTATVPEMPEDTYVYYAVSPEPVSAEGLKASYRIPAEQDGTFSGDCDIMVAAPVEGTALQQGDNSEMVNLEFDHKVHVLMIRIPSNDLGEEISKITLTFPEPVAGTLTVDAADPAAAPQLTDGSNILTLSFDTPKKPGDTVYAVIAPVELTSEQEVTITATGTTRESRPKTFPGKHFAEGHTTPISYSIPPVGPTTLRVSLPDTGKSTLGENITSFTLTAAEGVDLSGGGSNVLTFPVETAGNFDFVFDEFPEALAGQSVAVSYESENALLSGGSFVIPELMAGGTNTIATLSVPYLMEEDFNNITGYSDHDNAEYGTTIDGTTTASDLSQYGLIGWTGARTGVQEKGEGNEGSIRVCCRSQNAFGVSRYHGRLDSAPLNGIKPDKTPTVKISFNYGGGRGGNDSYSPIAAYGYTTTQGKIDSKSDSKQNWYISGATVFDDLPLDSNFNSIPKEKTYTIENCTNLHRLSWEVNSTGSAWAANANSWLYLDNIKVSIANE; this is encoded by the coding sequence ATGCGACGAATCTGGACAACCTTGCTTGCGCTGCCTCTGGTGTTCGCGTCATGCTCCGAGACTCCCGCAGCAGACACGAAACCCGCAGCAGGTACCATCGAAGTTTCGATAGGCTCGGGCCCGAAGATCGGGATTCGGACCGGGGCGCAGACCCGCACCGAACTGGACGAAGACGGCGAATCGGTCCGGTGGGCCGACAACGACCGGATCGTGCTCTGGGCCGTCAACTCCCAGGCGCAGACGACGATCGACCGGCAGGTTTTCAAGCTCTGGCACTACAATGCGGAGTACAATACGGCCAAATTCACGGCCACCGTCCCGGAGATGCCGGAGGACACCTACGTCTACTATGCCGTATCGCCCGAACCCGTCTCGGCCGAGGGTCTGAAGGCCAGCTACCGGATTCCCGCCGAGCAGGACGGCACGTTCAGCGGCGACTGCGACATCATGGTCGCGGCCCCGGTCGAAGGCACGGCCCTGCAACAGGGCGACAACAGCGAGATGGTGAACCTCGAATTCGATCACAAGGTCCACGTGCTAATGATCCGCATTCCGTCGAACGACCTCGGCGAAGAGATTTCGAAGATCACGCTGACCTTCCCCGAACCCGTCGCGGGCACCCTGACGGTGGACGCCGCCGATCCCGCCGCCGCACCGCAGCTGACCGACGGCAGCAACATCCTGACACTCAGCTTCGACACTCCGAAGAAGCCCGGCGATACGGTCTATGCCGTCATCGCGCCGGTGGAACTCACGTCGGAGCAGGAGGTGACCATCACGGCCACGGGCACCACCCGCGAATCGCGGCCGAAGACGTTCCCCGGGAAGCATTTCGCAGAGGGGCACACCACCCCGATCTCTTACAGCATTCCGCCCGTCGGCCCCACCACCCTGCGCGTCAGCCTGCCCGACACCGGCAAGAGCACCCTCGGTGAAAATATCACCAGCTTCACGCTGACCGCCGCCGAAGGTGTCGATCTGAGCGGGGGGGGGTCCAACGTGCTCACCTTCCCGGTGGAGACGGCCGGCAATTTCGACTTCGTGTTCGACGAATTTCCCGAAGCCCTCGCGGGTCAGTCCGTCGCCGTCAGCTACGAATCGGAAAACGCCCTGCTCAGCGGCGGTTCGTTCGTCATCCCGGAACTGATGGCAGGAGGCACGAACACCATCGCAACCTTGAGCGTACCTTATCTGATGGAGGAGGATTTTAACAACATAACAGGCTACAGCGACCATGACAATGCTGAATACGGGACTACGATTGACGGAACTACTACGGCCTCTGATCTTTCTCAATACGGGCTCATTGGCTGGACTGGAGCTCGCACCGGAGTTCAGGAAAAAGGTGAAGGAAATGAAGGATCAATTCGTGTCTGCTGCCGTTCGCAAAATGCCTTTGGCGTTTCCCGATACCACGGACGTTTGGATTCGGCTCCGCTCAATGGCATAAAACCAGACAAAACCCCTACGGTAAAAATATCATTCAACTATGGCGGTGGCCGTGGTGGTAACGATAGTTACAGTCCGATCGCCGCATACGGATATACAACTACGCAAGGCAAGATAGACAGCAAATCGGACAGTAAGCAAAATTGGTATATCAGTGGTGCCACGGTCTTCGACGACCTTCCGCTCGACTCAAATTTCAATTCTATACCGAAAGAAAAAACATACACTATCGAGAATTGCACCAATCTGCATCGTTTGTCCTGGGAGGTAAATTCTACAGGAAGTGCATGGGCTGCCAATGCCAATTCGTGGCTCTACCTCGACAATATCAAAGTATCCATCGCCAACGAATAA
- a CDS encoding DUF4493 domain-containing protein, with translation MKRHLISILASAAVAVAGCNETNETNAGGGCGTIRIACRTDLSIDAEAKASPKATRTEITAPDGSEFALRITGADFDRSWESVAAFEAEENVFAEGPYKIAVEHGDPETEGPDKPYFSGSTDIDVAARRVNTAQVTAHVAKSQTFVRITEAFAKFYHDAEFTVTTGSGNEFTFRPDGTGDPERIWVKTGTTLTVSGTARSQSQDGEKEGPLYTFPAETLDATVAATCHIFTFDASNAGSASLNIVLGEGEGETRVIPVELNEEAIPSK, from the coding sequence ATGAAAAGACATCTTATCAGCATCCTTGCATCGGCGGCCGTCGCAGTCGCGGGATGTAACGAAACGAATGAAACGAACGCGGGGGGGGGTTGCGGCACGATCCGCATCGCCTGCCGAACCGATCTCTCGATCGACGCCGAGGCAAAAGCCTCCCCGAAGGCAACCCGCACCGAAATCACGGCCCCGGACGGCAGCGAATTCGCCCTGCGGATCACGGGCGCCGATTTCGACCGCTCGTGGGAGAGCGTCGCGGCTTTCGAGGCCGAAGAAAATGTCTTCGCCGAAGGCCCCTACAAAATCGCCGTCGAGCACGGCGATCCCGAAACCGAAGGACCCGACAAGCCCTATTTTTCCGGTTCGACCGACATCGACGTAGCGGCCCGCCGCGTCAACACCGCCCAAGTGACGGCCCATGTCGCCAAATCGCAGACCTTCGTCCGGATTACGGAGGCTTTCGCTAAATTCTACCACGATGCGGAGTTTACCGTGACGACCGGTTCGGGCAACGAATTCACGTTCCGTCCCGACGGAACCGGAGACCCGGAGCGCATCTGGGTGAAGACGGGCACGACGCTCACGGTCAGCGGCACGGCCCGCAGCCAAAGCCAGGACGGCGAGAAGGAAGGCCCCCTCTACACCTTCCCCGCCGAGACGCTCGACGCCACCGTGGCGGCCACCTGCCACATCTTCACCTTCGACGCATCGAACGCCGGCAGCGCCTCGCTGAACATCGTCCTCGGCGAGGGCGAAGGCGAAACGCGGGTAATCCCCGTCGAACTGAACGAAGAGGCCATTCCAAGCAAATAA
- a CDS encoding DUF4493 domain-containing protein — MKTFSIILTAAITAILFAAGCVNEEPAYKNEPGTTPAPEDGTGYLSMAGMTMRVIYDDQTDTQPDDTSSETVKPQTRAEEAQPDVDEFIVEIFDAEGTTVYKDTYANLRTKTADTDGKMELPTGSYKLEVRSEEPSSKLADWDHPVYFAARDFAIEKNEDTVLEEIVCTLSNIKVTLTCSKDLADQFTAETISTISLGETPMVFVKGETRAAYFTSLAELNTLKFNLTGAFADTPETPLQFNKEIPNVKAGQWRKITLVITYADKGGIKFDIDVKNFIMDEEIRIDGTANVWEPVFEEGPDPLAPAIEWPGHDLTEPFRITSSMFDADGKCTEPFALNLTAPNGIESLVLTFSSTNSAFMDALTEIQIPHSLDLCATTQGPAYAILSGFGLPLGDKLRGATSKQFDIAGQIPMLYADPGFEGTHTFACTLTDAKGLSTSAELRLVVSKGTAKPTVAWPGHDLTQRHEIFGGETIDIDITAEAGIQSLVVEIISEKLTPEELLSVGIPAVFDLCNVPAAGSNSPEEVAAILSGFGFPVNEEVAGKTVLPTISITPFVALMQQVASDCNNDFKLTITDKAGQTTIATLQLYVHPLP, encoded by the coding sequence ATGAAGACTTTTTCCATTATCCTGACGGCAGCCATCACGGCGATTCTCTTCGCGGCAGGCTGCGTGAACGAGGAACCGGCCTACAAGAACGAACCCGGCACCACCCCTGCACCGGAGGACGGCACGGGCTATCTGTCGATGGCCGGCATGACGATGCGCGTCATCTACGACGACCAGACCGACACGCAGCCCGACGACACGTCAAGCGAAACGGTCAAGCCTCAGACGCGCGCCGAAGAGGCACAGCCCGATGTCGATGAATTCATCGTCGAGATCTTCGACGCCGAAGGCACGACGGTCTACAAGGACACGTATGCCAATCTGCGAACCAAAACGGCGGATACCGACGGCAAGATGGAGCTTCCGACGGGCAGTTACAAACTGGAGGTCCGTTCGGAGGAACCCTCCTCGAAACTCGCCGACTGGGACCATCCGGTCTATTTCGCGGCACGCGATTTTGCGATCGAGAAAAACGAGGACACCGTCCTCGAAGAGATCGTCTGCACGCTGAGCAACATCAAGGTGACGCTCACGTGCTCGAAAGACCTCGCGGACCAGTTCACCGCCGAAACGATCTCCACGATCTCGCTGGGCGAAACGCCGATGGTCTTTGTCAAGGGTGAGACGCGCGCGGCCTATTTCACCTCCCTCGCAGAGCTCAACACGCTCAAGTTCAACCTGACGGGAGCTTTCGCCGACACGCCCGAAACACCCCTTCAGTTCAACAAGGAGATCCCCAACGTCAAGGCCGGACAGTGGCGCAAGATCACGCTCGTAATCACCTATGCCGACAAGGGCGGGATCAAATTCGACATCGACGTTAAGAATTTCATAATGGACGAGGAGATTCGGATCGACGGCACGGCGAACGTCTGGGAACCGGTCTTCGAAGAGGGTCCCGACCCCTTGGCCCCGGCGATCGAATGGCCCGGGCACGACCTCACGGAACCGTTCCGGATCACCTCCTCGATGTTCGACGCCGACGGCAAGTGCACCGAGCCCTTCGCGCTGAATCTGACCGCCCCCAACGGCATCGAATCGCTCGTGCTGACTTTCTCATCGACGAACTCCGCCTTCATGGACGCTCTCACGGAGATTCAGATTCCCCATTCGCTCGACCTCTGCGCCACCACGCAGGGCCCCGCCTATGCGATTCTCTCGGGCTTCGGGCTTCCGCTGGGCGACAAGCTCCGCGGCGCGACCTCCAAACAGTTCGACATTGCGGGACAGATTCCGATGCTCTACGCCGATCCCGGGTTCGAAGGCACCCACACCTTCGCCTGCACGCTGACCGACGCCAAGGGCCTCTCGACCTCGGCGGAGCTCCGCCTCGTGGTCAGCAAAGGCACGGCAAAGCCGACCGTCGCCTGGCCGGGGCACGACCTCACCCAGCGGCACGAGATCTTCGGCGGTGAAACGATCGACATCGACATCACGGCCGAAGCGGGCATCCAATCGCTGGTCGTGGAGATCATCTCCGAAAAACTGACTCCCGAAGAGTTGCTGAGCGTAGGCATCCCCGCCGTATTCGACCTCTGCAACGTTCCCGCCGCCGGAAGCAACAGCCCGGAGGAAGTCGCCGCCATCCTGAGCGGATTCGGGTTCCCGGTCAACGAAGAGGTTGCGGGCAAAACCGTCTTGCCGACGATCTCCATCACGCCATTCGTTGCGCTGATGCAGCAGGTCGCCTCCGACTGTAACAACGACTTCAAACTCACAATTACGGACAAGGCGGGACAAACGACCATCGCGACCCTTCAACTCTACGTTCATCCCCTGCCCTAA
- a CDS encoding DUF4493 domain-containing protein: MKKHITHAALLLCTVLTVAASCSKEATGESGAAGTGVLEMNISTTRAEADAEYDPKDHLVARIYNSRNELIRKYTSETFVKQLELIAGEYRIAVEAGEAVPASFTKRFYKGEETFTVTPGETTQADVNCRMQNTAAEVKFDASVATAFGTNFRFWIVADDAFDEEKAEQEAVPALKYTSDATGYFTLPEGVTTFVWHFEGTHSERGQIVMEGRQENIQAGGKYVFTCLFSKDLPGFIQCVVIKVNTNPDEQDDTIIFSPDPTIEGDGFDIAQPQGYIPEETWTRSYKLAAMAPLKTAELRFGEQIYDLMMSDAPAEGITVVRDNDLSLTVTLSKAFLAGCPAGSHSASFRIADTKDAEATVASELRVQGILPVGKEDYDLWANTVTLRAVVVDPNVSAVTFGLKNGESWLETEGTADGNGCYTATYRPEWTESTNEAGLKVYTPEPGKEGITAGNDYELRSMIGDRTYSASLTTPAGDTIYNAGMDYWTTYNVTGSSITGGTVPYPNENSSTVFWVGGNNKQTNTLCTGVNVNDNDDSDKCAQLKPDEKFGIFAAGNLFTGTFDCGTGFTDTFGYARFGVQYTFTARPRALRLRYKATVTNITNTGNSGLTTNDIDSARVFVCVIDWTGRHAVKSGASSDESTFWDPETKSLFNEGPILGYSSKKLGKSTEGWETMELPLLWYDKDKAPTAGNYSLVISCATSYKGDYVTGSTSNLLCVENFEWVY, encoded by the coding sequence ATGAAAAAGCATATCACACACGCCGCTCTGCTGCTCTGCACGGTCTTGACCGTCGCCGCATCCTGCTCCAAGGAGGCGACGGGCGAAAGCGGCGCAGCGGGCACGGGCGTACTCGAAATGAACATTTCGACCACCCGCGCCGAAGCCGACGCGGAATACGACCCGAAAGACCATCTGGTCGCACGCATCTACAATTCGCGCAACGAACTGATCCGCAAATACACCTCCGAAACCTTCGTGAAGCAACTGGAGCTCATCGCCGGGGAATACCGGATCGCCGTCGAAGCCGGGGAGGCTGTCCCCGCCTCGTTCACCAAACGCTTCTACAAAGGCGAAGAGACCTTCACCGTCACCCCCGGGGAAACGACCCAAGCCGACGTGAACTGCCGCATGCAGAACACCGCCGCCGAAGTGAAATTCGACGCCTCGGTCGCCACGGCTTTCGGCACGAATTTCCGCTTCTGGATCGTCGCCGACGACGCTTTCGACGAGGAAAAAGCCGAGCAGGAGGCCGTCCCGGCGCTGAAATACACCTCCGACGCCACGGGTTACTTCACCCTGCCCGAAGGGGTGACGACTTTCGTCTGGCATTTCGAAGGCACCCACTCCGAACGCGGGCAGATCGTCATGGAGGGCCGGCAGGAGAACATCCAGGCCGGAGGCAAGTATGTCTTCACCTGCCTGTTCTCGAAGGACCTGCCGGGGTTCATCCAATGCGTCGTCATCAAGGTCAACACCAACCCCGACGAGCAGGACGACACGATCATTTTCAGTCCCGACCCCACCATCGAGGGCGACGGCTTCGACATCGCCCAGCCCCAGGGCTACATCCCCGAAGAAACCTGGACGCGAAGCTACAAACTCGCGGCTATGGCGCCCCTGAAAACCGCGGAACTCCGGTTCGGCGAACAGATCTACGACCTGATGATGAGCGACGCTCCGGCCGAGGGAATCACCGTCGTCCGCGACAACGACCTCAGCCTGACGGTCACCCTTTCCAAAGCGTTCCTCGCAGGATGTCCCGCAGGCAGTCACTCCGCCTCGTTCCGCATCGCCGACACGAAGGACGCCGAAGCCACCGTCGCCTCGGAACTCCGCGTGCAGGGAATCCTGCCGGTCGGAAAAGAGGATTACGACCTCTGGGCCAACACGGTCACGCTGCGGGCCGTGGTCGTCGATCCGAACGTCTCGGCCGTCACCTTCGGGCTGAAAAACGGGGAATCGTGGCTGGAAACGGAGGGAACGGCCGACGGAAACGGCTGTTACACCGCCACCTACCGACCCGAATGGACCGAATCGACGAACGAAGCCGGGCTGAAGGTCTACACACCGGAACCCGGTAAAGAAGGCATCACCGCCGGCAACGATTATGAATTACGAAGCATGATCGGCGATCGAACCTATTCCGCATCGCTGACGACTCCCGCAGGCGACACCATTTACAATGCCGGAATGGACTACTGGACGACTTATAATGTCACGGGAAGCTCGATCACAGGCGGAACCGTCCCGTATCCGAATGAGAACAGCAGCACCGTGTTCTGGGTCGGCGGCAACAACAAGCAAACCAATACCCTCTGCACCGGAGTTAATGTCAATGACAACGATGACAGCGACAAGTGTGCACAACTGAAACCCGATGAGAAATTCGGCATTTTTGCCGCCGGCAATCTCTTCACCGGAACATTCGACTGCGGAACCGGATTCACGGACACGTTCGGCTACGCCCGTTTCGGCGTGCAATACACGTTCACGGCCCGTCCCCGGGCCCTGCGGCTCCGCTACAAGGCAACCGTAACCAATATCACCAATACGGGCAACAGCGGTCTGACAACGAACGACATCGACTCGGCACGCGTCTTCGTCTGCGTCATCGACTGGACCGGACGCCACGCCGTAAAATCGGGAGCATCGTCCGACGAATCCACATTTTGGGACCCGGAGACCAAGTCTCTCTTCAACGAAGGCCCGATCCTGGGCTATTCATCGAAAAAACTCGGGAAGTCAACGGAAGGTTGGGAGACGATGGAACTGCCGCTCCTCTGGTATGACAAGGACAAGGCCCCGACCGCAGGCAACTATTCACTGGTCATCTCCTGTGCTACGAGCTACAAGGGAGACTATGTGACGGGAAGTACATCCAATCTCCTCTGCGTGGAAAACTTCGAATGGGTCTATTAA